The DNA region GCCTAAAACCCACAATCTGTGCGGAAACTGTAATGAGCCTAAGGCTTCTCACCACGTTTGCGCTAAATGCGGTCAATACGCTGGTCGTACAGTGATTCAGATCGAACAAAATTAAGGTTTTTTCGTTCTTGCGTTGGCGTCGTGCTT from Myxococcota bacterium includes:
- the rpmF gene encoding 50S ribosomal protein L32, whose translation is MPVPYGRKSRSKSRMQRAANMRYTPKTHNLCGNCNEPKASHHVCAKCGQYAGRTVIQIEQN